In Alcaligenes faecalis, the sequence CACCTGATCCTGCTCCCAGGTGCCGTGATAACTGCGTAACATGAGGCCGCTGGACACCAGCCATAGCGTGCCGCAGGCCCCCAGGGTCATTAATAGGCTGCGTTGCATAGGTATGACGCGTTGCCCTCGTGCCAATAAATCATGTCCATAAATAGACAGGGCCACCAGCAGATACATCAAGCCGCCATTCAAGGCTCGCTTGGGAATATTGGGTGCCAGAACCAGTATGGCATTGGCCAGGAGCGACGCTCCAATGAGCAGCCATATCGCCTGACGCACTGATTGAGAGGACGCAGGCCCTGCGGCAAAACGCCAAATCAGCATCACCAGGATTACACCCCAATAACGCAATATCGCGTCCGGGAAACGGCGACTGAAATGCTCCCAAATGCGCCATAGCAAAGGCTGGTCGTACCAATGAGCAAAGGCCTCTGCGCGTACCTGATTGCCCGGTGCCAAGACCAAGACGGCTACGCCCAGCCCCATGCACAGCAACCAGACCAGATGCCATTTGCTCAGCGAACCCGTACGCTGAAAGTGTCTTAGACACAGATACGCTAACAAGCACCAACTGATAATGCCGGTGTTCTCATTGGAGCAACCGGCCAGCACGGCCAGAATGCAGAGCGCCAAGCCCATGCCAACGGAGGGTCTGCCTTTTTGCAGATACCAGATAAAAGCCAGTACGAAGCCAAAATTGAATAAGTTCGGCCATAGATAATTTGCTGCACCCACCAGCCAGAATGTGGTTTGTCCCAGATCGGGATTAACCAGCCAATACAGCGTGAACATCAGTAGCAGTAAGGATGGGCGCAAGGCCTGTCCCGCCAGACGCGCTCCTAAGGTGGCTAATATCCAGATCAGGCCAAACAGGGCCGCTGTATTCAGTGTGGCTTTCAGCCAGCCGGGGGCCAGGTTGAGTATGGCGCTGGAAATCGTGTCTGATACGAGCCGACCACTCCAGTTCAGGTAGTGGGCCTTAATTGATGCCCAGGCAATCCCCTTGTTGGCGTAGTTGAAGTCGTCCGAAATCATGGGGGTGAGCCAGTAAATGGTCCACGTGGCCATCACAGCCATCACTGCAAAAAGAATAAAAGCCCAGGCGCCAGAACGGCGGCCGAGCAAGGGCTGGCTGAATCGAGATTCAGCAAAAGAGAGAGTTGAGCTCATCGAAATGAAGCGGCGGGTTTGTGGGCAGGTCCACGACGACGGTATTACACATCGCTGGCCGCCCTGGATGTTATTGCCACGGTGATATCAGTTATTTTCCGGGCTGAAAGGAAAGAAAGTATCTCAGGTACCCGTTGAAACACTGCGTTTAACGGCCTTACTGATCGCCATCCTTTAAATCTAAACCAAATCGGGGTTTTCCCTGCTTTTGCGGCTTCTTGCGCTTATTGGCTAGGCGCTGCGCAAAGTGGATATACCGGCATAAATGGCACTTCTACCATTGGCTCCATCGTCATACCTAAAAAACAAAAGGAGAAGGACGTGGGGGACATCAATAAAAAAATAGCAGCCGTTGTACTGGGAGCTGGCGCATTGGGCGCTGGTCCGGCCTATGCCATTGAAGGTAATGGCCTGCCCATTTATCCCGACGGTTTGGAAAATTTCATGAGTGGCGCCCTGCCACCACCCGGTGTGCATTTGCTGATGTACGGCGGTGCCATGCGCTATGACTCGGTGCGGGACAAGAACGGCGACAAGCTGCCTATTCCGGACTTCAAGGTGGATGTGGCCATGGTGGCCCCCCGTCTGGTTTGGGTGACGGAGCAGCAAGTGTTTGGTGGCCAACTGGCGTTCCACGCGCTGGCTCCCCTGCTGACCGTCAAGGCGCAAGCCGCTGGTCAGTCGCAGCGCCGCAGTGGTCTGGGTGATGTGGTGTTTGGTCCTGCCCTGGGTTTCCACCCCAGCGAAAAAATGCACTACGTGCTGGGTGTGGACTTTGTGGCCCCTACCGGCCGCTACAAGGTCACTGACAGCGCCAACCTGGGCCGCAACTACTGGGCCATTCAGCCCGCTGCTGCGTTCAGCTACATGCAGCCCAGTGGCATCAACCTGGATTTGAAGATGATGGTGGACTTCAACTTCCGCAACAGTGATACCGAAACCCGCACGGGTAAGGCCATTCACGCCGACTACGCCGTGGGTTGGGGTTTCGGTAATGGCCTGGTGCTGGGGGTGGGTGGTTATGCCTATCAACAGATTGAAAGCGACCGTGGCCCGGCAGCCGGGGACAGCAAGGCGCGCTCTTTCGCC encodes:
- a CDS encoding SphA family protein encodes the protein MNKKIAAVVLGAGALGAGPAYAIEGNGLPIYPDGLENFMSGALPPPGVHLLMYGGAMRYDSVRDKNGDKLPIPDFKVDVAMVAPRLVWVTEQQVFGGQLAFHALAPLLTVKAQAAGQSQRRSGLGDVVFGPALGFHPSEKMHYVLGVDFVAPTGRYKVTDSANLGRNYWAIQPAAAFSYMQPSGINLDLKMMVDFNFRNSDTETRTGKAIHADYAVGWGFGNGLVLGVGGYAYQQIESDRGPAAGDSKARSFAIGPSLRYANDKGLLITAKYQQDLGVRGRPEGKQFFVKVAVPF
- a CDS encoding DUF6056 family protein gives rise to the protein MSSTLSFAESRFSQPLLGRRSGAWAFILFAVMAVMATWTIYWLTPMISDDFNYANKGIAWASIKAHYLNWSGRLVSDTISSAILNLAPGWLKATLNTAALFGLIWILATLGARLAGQALRPSLLLLMFTLYWLVNPDLGQTTFWLVGAANYLWPNLFNFGFVLAFIWYLQKGRPSVGMGLALCILAVLAGCSNENTGIISWCLLAYLCLRHFQRTGSLSKWHLVWLLCMGLGVAVLVLAPGNQVRAEAFAHWYDQPLLWRIWEHFSRRFPDAILRYWGVILVMLIWRFAAGPASSQSVRQAIWLLIGASLLANAILVLAPNIPKRALNGGLMYLLVALSIYGHDLLARGQRVIPMQRSLLMTLGACGTLWLVSSGLMLRSYHGTWEQDQVRRAILSDAHKHQRHHVRLPKYFFLPTLRSRDRFDMHFNPKAMARYYGSKAVINEYAVNHYYDLETGAPPPAP